Proteins from one Homalodisca vitripennis isolate AUS2020 chromosome 3, UT_GWSS_2.1, whole genome shotgun sequence genomic window:
- the LOC124356878 gene encoding solute carrier family 2, facilitated glucose transporter member 8-like, translated as MRKLDHETARYQRVAKIRQFTVVSLVSLLGFCTGTTLGWTSPMQPLLMSRDSPVGTEPMTEDKVAWLGSINFLGTAIGTFFWGTIADRLGRKNIACISTVPYILNWTLILAAQNFWILMAARFIAGIANNGASMAASAFISEVAQDDLRGFFGSFFIIFVNFGILYSYVIGTYFKYYALSIACLMVPIIFLLTFFWVPETPMFLWKNGQTVKAEQSVFWYRGGDAAETERVLLKYKSTPSNIKKKLSFMSLFATRGTTKGFILGMALMIALQTSGILPVLSFAVSIFEICGASLTPYQSALIIGLVQVIFTCLSSLLVDKLGRKFLLISSLLTMSLSLLVLGAYLFFLSTQPVASLLRWIPVISLSLFVSAYSIGVGPIPFIVVGEIFPTHLKGLAISYLLLGLGLTAFIFVKLFPIMKTLLQPYGCFWAYSVFCSLFSMFFYAYLPETKGKPQSEILNILNNGSVNEIGVENEQDRLNKTEIK; from the exons ATGCGCAAACTTGACCACGAGACAGCGAGATACCAGCGAGTGGCCAAGATAAGACAGTTCACCGTCGTATCTTTAG TTAGCTTGCTGGGGTTCTGCACGGGTACGACGCTGGGGTGGACATCACCGATGCAGCCATTGCTGATGTCTCGAGACTCACCCGTTGGGACAGAGCCCATGACGGAGGACAAAGTCGCCTGGCTTGGTTCCATCAACTTCCTCGGCACTGCCATCGGGACGTTTTTCTGGGGCACCATCGCCGACCGCTTGGGCAGGAAAAATATTGCTTGCATATCAACTGTTCCATACATCTTGAACTGGACTTTGATTCTGGCTGCTCAGAATTTTTGGATATTAATGGCAGCGAGATTTATTGCAGGTATTGCGAACAACGGAGCGTCGATGGCGGCCTCTGCTTTCATTTCAGAAGTCGCACAGGACGATTTACGCGGATTTTTTGGATccttttttatcatatttgtaaattttggaATATTGTACTCCTACGTTATCggtacctattttaaatattatgctcTGTCCATTGCCTGCCTGATGGTGCCAATTATTTTTCTGCTCACATTTTTTTGGGTGCCGGAAACTCCAATGTTCCTTTGGAAAAATGGACAGACTGTTAAAGCCGAACAATCTGTCTTTTGGTACAGAGGTGGTGATGCAGCCGAAACAGAAAGGGTGTTGTTGAAATACAAGTCTACGCctagtaatataaaaaagaagttgtCGTTCATGTCATTGTTTGCTACCAGAGGGACCACGAAGGGATTCATTCTTGGAATGGCTCTGATGATTGCGTTACAAACCAGTGGAATCTTGCCAGTTCTGAGCTTCGCCGTGAGTATATTTGAGATTTGTGGGGCATCCCTCACTCCGTATCAGTCCGCACTCATAATAGGGCTTGTGCAAGTAATATTCACGTGCTTATCATCACTTTTGGTTGATAAACTTGGAAGAAAGTTTTTGTTGATATCATCTTTGTTGACAATGTCACTATCACTTTTGGTTTTAGGAGCCTACCTGTTCTTCTTAAGTACACAGCCGGTCGCGTCTCTGTTAAGATGGATACCCGTCATATCTTTATCCTTGTTTGTCAGTGCATATTCAATCGGAGTGGGGCCAATTCCTTTTATAGTCGTGGGGGAAATATTTCCCACTCATTTAAAAGGTCTCGCGATCTCGTATCTACTATTGGGATTGGGCTTGACTGCCTTcatatttgtaaaactgtttcccaTCATGAAGACGCTGTTACAGCCATATGGATGTTTCTGGGCTTACAGCGTGTTTTGTTCATTGTTTTCAATGTTCTTTTACGCATATCTGCCGGAAACCAAAGGTAAGCCACAGagtgaaattttgaatatattgaataatgGAAGTGTTAATGAAATAGGAGTTGAAAATGAACAAGACAgactaaataaaactgaaattaaatag